One stretch of Melioribacteraceae bacterium 4301-Me DNA includes these proteins:
- a CDS encoding DUF4340 domain-containing protein: protein MFNKLSTKNLFALFVVLLLVVIYLLFFNSGEERTFRRELVSLDTAKVNKIVIYPKDKKNKTIYLSKDSNKWKVKIADNKYAAVPKEKVVNLLNELSKIKPVSLSARDKSKWHDYQVDSTGIRVQAYENDKPALDIVIGRFSYQQPNSIFTYVRLFNDADVYQTEGFLSISFNKSVNDFRNSNIIESNKTKWVKLTYQYPADSSFVLVRSGSRWKIGSQLTDSATTEQLLNNLERITSTDFNDNFMPQKSQAPVYKLIINMSDTSKITVDAYKTSPEDNSQIIIHSSQNPDSFFTLNKELHSRIFLSPKKFMVKSKTK, encoded by the coding sequence ATGTTTAATAAATTGAGCACAAAAAATCTCTTTGCTTTATTTGTTGTTTTACTTCTTGTAGTAATTTATCTGTTATTTTTCAACAGCGGAGAAGAAAGAACATTTAGACGAGAGCTAGTTTCTTTAGATACGGCTAAAGTGAATAAAATTGTAATCTATCCAAAAGATAAAAAGAATAAAACAATTTACTTATCGAAAGATTCAAATAAATGGAAAGTTAAAATAGCCGATAATAAATATGCTGCAGTGCCAAAAGAAAAAGTTGTGAATTTGTTGAACGAACTATCTAAAATTAAACCGGTTTCGCTTTCAGCAAGAGACAAGAGCAAATGGCACGATTACCAAGTCGATTCTACCGGAATTCGTGTGCAGGCATACGAAAATGATAAACCCGCCTTAGATATTGTAATCGGAAGATTTTCCTATCAGCAGCCGAATTCTATTTTTACATACGTAAGATTATTTAACGATGCCGATGTTTATCAAACAGAAGGTTTTCTTTCAATAAGTTTTAACAAATCGGTAAACGATTTTCGTAATTCCAATATTATTGAAAGCAATAAAACAAAATGGGTAAAGCTTACATATCAATACCCGGCAGATAGTTCTTTTGTACTCGTTCGTTCAGGCTCAAGATGGAAAATTGGAAGTCAATTAACTGATTCAGCTACAACTGAACAATTGCTAAATAATTTGGAAAGAATAACTTCAACTGACTTTAACGACAATTTTATGCCCCAAAAATCTCAAGCTCCCGTCTACAAATTAATTATCAATATGAGTGATACATCAAAAATAACTGTTGATGCGTATAAAACTTCGCCGGAAGACAACTCTCAAATAATTATCCATTCTTCACAAAATCCGGATTCATTTTTTACTTTGAACAAAGAACTTCATTCGAGAATATTTCTTAGTCCTAAAAAGTTCATGGTAAAAAGTAAAACTAAGTGA
- a CDS encoding GldG family protein — protein MLTKKKVRITLLLIFGVLILLNIIASKFFVRLDFTEDKRYSLSDATKNILKNLHDPITVTAYFSENLPPNIAQVRQDFRDLLVEYANKSGNMIVYEFVNPNETQESEIKAQQAGIRPIMINVRERDQIKQQRAYLGTVVQMGDKQEVIPFIQPGAAMEYDLSTTIKKLTVKNKPWIGFLTGNGEPSINEMPQLKEQLDILYNIDSVKIKADSTIPEKFKTLVIISPKDSLTEGQFTVLDNFLARGGNILVAYSAVDANMSTAMGNQVKSNFGDWLKKKGIEVDKNFLIDANCSTVMVKQQQGMFIFQTPVKFPYLPVINSFAKNPITEGLESVMLIFASPLKFNSLDTSIKITPIAFSSKKSGTEKPPVYFNAARSWSSADFTMGSLPVAAIAEGKLAGNKNSKLVVIGSGQFIINGSGQNAQQLEPDNVNFVSNAIDWLSDDTGLVQLRTKGVTARPIDPSLEDSTKTLLKYLNFLIPIFLVIGYGIFRYQMNLKKKNKLISENYV, from the coding sequence ATGCTGACTAAAAAGAAAGTTAGAATTACGCTTCTCTTAATTTTTGGTGTCCTCATTCTCTTGAATATTATCGCTTCGAAATTTTTTGTAAGATTGGATTTTACCGAGGATAAAAGGTACAGTCTTAGTGATGCAACAAAGAATATATTAAAAAATCTGCATGACCCTATTACCGTTACAGCTTATTTTTCCGAAAATTTACCCCCGAACATAGCACAGGTTCGTCAAGATTTTAGAGACTTGCTTGTTGAGTATGCTAATAAGTCTGGCAATATGATTGTCTATGAGTTCGTTAATCCTAATGAAACTCAAGAAAGCGAAATAAAAGCACAGCAGGCAGGTATTCGTCCAATAATGATTAACGTGCGTGAACGCGACCAAATAAAACAACAAAGGGCGTATCTTGGCACAGTCGTACAAATGGGAGATAAACAGGAAGTAATTCCTTTTATTCAGCCAGGCGCCGCAATGGAATATGACCTTTCGACTACTATCAAAAAATTAACTGTTAAGAATAAACCTTGGATTGGTTTTTTAACGGGTAACGGCGAACCATCAATTAATGAAATGCCCCAGCTGAAAGAACAACTCGATATCCTTTACAATATTGACAGCGTAAAAATTAAAGCTGATTCTACAATTCCAGAAAAGTTCAAAACTCTTGTTATTATTAGTCCAAAAGATTCTCTTACTGAAGGTCAATTCACTGTGTTAGATAATTTTCTAGCTCGCGGAGGAAATATATTAGTAGCGTACAGTGCAGTTGATGCAAATATGAGCACTGCAATGGGAAATCAAGTAAAAAGCAATTTTGGCGATTGGCTGAAGAAAAAGGGAATTGAAGTAGATAAAAATTTTTTGATTGATGCCAATTGTAGTACGGTGATGGTTAAACAGCAGCAGGGGATGTTTATATTTCAAACGCCTGTTAAATTTCCTTATTTGCCAGTTATAAATAGTTTTGCAAAAAATCCGATAACCGAAGGCTTGGAATCAGTTATGTTGATTTTTGCAAGCCCATTGAAGTTTAATTCTCTGGATACATCGATTAAAATTACACCGATTGCTTTTTCATCCAAAAAATCTGGCACAGAGAAACCTCCGGTCTATTTTAATGCTGCAAGAAGTTGGTCATCTGCAGATTTTACTATGGGTTCATTGCCAGTTGCTGCAATAGCGGAAGGGAAATTGGCGGGCAATAAAAATTCTAAGCTTGTTGTTATTGGCAGTGGACAGTTTATAATTAATGGTTCTGGACAAAATGCCCAGCAGTTAGAACCTGACAATGTGAACTTTGTATCTAATGCTATCGATTGGTTGAGCGACGATACTGGATTGGTACAGCTTAGAACTAAAGGTGTTACAGCGCGCCCAATCGATCCATCGCTTGAAGATAGCACTAAAACTCTTTTGAAATACCTAAATTTCTTAATTCCAATTTTCTTGGTTATTGGCTATGGAATTTTTCGTTACCAAATGAATTTGAAAAAGAAAAATAAACTCATCTCTGAAAATTATGTTTAA
- a CDS encoding ABC transporter permease subunit gives MRQVLVITKRELNAFFDSLIAYILIIVFLGISGFFTWLYGSDIFFTGQASLQPFFSIAYWTLFFFIPAITMRMIAEEKKTGTIELLLTKSVTDWQVVLGKFFATLLLIIITLAFTLPYYITVWSIGPIDHGAVWCGYLGMIFMSMALVSIGLFASSITNNQIVSFLLSLFIGVFFIIIFDVLSNNFTGSFGQLLSYLSLSTHYDSISRGVIDTKDLIYFLSITLGGLILTESILSRRNIVE, from the coding sequence ATGAGACAAGTGCTTGTTATTACTAAAAGAGAATTAAATGCTTTCTTCGATTCTTTAATTGCCTACATACTTATTATTGTTTTCTTAGGAATCAGTGGGTTCTTTACGTGGCTTTATGGTTCGGATATTTTTTTTACGGGACAAGCATCTTTGCAGCCGTTTTTCTCAATTGCATATTGGACTCTATTCTTTTTCATACCCGCAATTACAATGAGGATGATAGCCGAAGAGAAAAAGACCGGCACCATTGAGTTGCTTCTTACAAAATCTGTAACAGACTGGCAGGTAGTTTTAGGCAAATTTTTTGCTACTCTGCTGCTTATAATAATAACACTTGCTTTTACATTGCCTTACTATATTACTGTTTGGTCCATCGGTCCAATTGACCACGGAGCCGTATGGTGCGGTTACTTGGGCATGATATTTATGAGCATGGCACTTGTAAGTATTGGATTATTTGCTTCGAGCATCACCAACAACCAAATTGTCTCGTTTTTGCTATCGTTATTCATCGGTGTTTTTTTCATTATTATCTTTGATGTGCTTTCAAACAATTTTACTGGCAGCTTTGGTCAATTACTGAGTTATTTGAGCTTATCTACTCATTACGATTCAATTTCACGCGGGGTTATCGATACGAAAGATTTGATTTATTTCTTATCAATTACTTTAGGCGGACTCATCTTAACCGAATCAATTTTGTCGAGAAGAAATATAGTAGAATAA
- a CDS encoding ATP-binding cassette domain-containing protein, whose product MSIIVENLTKKYGTQRAIDNISFEVKTGEILGFLGPNGAGKTTTMKIITCYMAPSDGDVKINGESILEKYDTLKKKIGYLPENNPLYYDMPVIDYLRFVAELQGVPRNQIQERIIKMVRTTGLNDEKHKKIGELSKGYRQRVGLAQAMIHDPEILILDEPTTGLDPNQIVEIRKLIKELGREKTVILSTHILSEVEATCDRILIINKGHIVADGTADVLRRQAQGQEVLRVQISEAPSRDEIILALKNLDSVAMVDPVQDSQNTFIINSKNESSSRKPIFEMCVKNNWVLTEMTPIETKLEDVFRELTTK is encoded by the coding sequence ATGAGTATTATTGTAGAAAATCTCACCAAAAAATACGGCACACAACGTGCTATCGATAACATCTCATTTGAAGTAAAAACCGGTGAAATTCTTGGATTTCTCGGTCCAAACGGTGCAGGCAAAACTACTACAATGAAAATTATCACATGTTACATGGCTCCTTCTGATGGCGACGTTAAAATTAATGGCGAATCAATATTGGAAAAGTATGACACCTTGAAAAAGAAAATTGGGTATCTCCCCGAAAATAACCCGCTTTATTACGATATGCCGGTGATTGATTATCTGAGATTTGTGGCAGAACTTCAAGGTGTGCCACGAAATCAAATTCAGGAAAGAATTATTAAAATGGTGCGCACTACGGGTCTTAACGACGAAAAGCATAAAAAGATTGGTGAGCTTTCCAAAGGGTATAGACAAAGAGTAGGACTTGCCCAGGCAATGATTCACGACCCGGAAATTTTAATACTAGATGAACCTACAACGGGTCTCGACCCAAATCAAATTGTTGAAATAAGAAAATTAATTAAAGAGCTTGGAAGAGAAAAAACAGTTATTCTTAGCACTCATATTCTGTCAGAAGTTGAGGCTACTTGTGATAGAATCTTAATCATTAATAAAGGTCATATTGTTGCCGATGGAACTGCGGATGTTTTAAGAAGACAAGCTCAAGGCCAGGAAGTGCTTCGAGTGCAAATTTCAGAAGCTCCATCGAGAGATGAGATAATTTTAGCATTGAAAAATCTTGACTCGGTTGCTATGGTCGACCCCGTTCAGGATTCACAAAATACATTTATCATCAACAGTAAAAATGAATCATCGTCGAGAAAACCAATTTTTGAAATGTGCGTTAAAAATAACTGGGTGTTAACTGAAATGACACCTATAGAAACCAAATTGGAAGATGTTTTTAGAGAACTAACAACCAAATAA
- the ybaK gene encoding Cys-tRNA(Pro) deacylase: MKTNAVRILESNGIHFSTIEYEFSEDELDAVSVAAKINAELETVFKTLVTRNEKNEIFVFVIPGNYELNLKKAAIASKSKKIEMIKVKELQPLTGYIRGGCSPIGMKKNYPTFIDESAQLHENIFISAGKRGMQIKLNPQMLCMLINGQYADLI, translated from the coding sequence ATGAAAACCAACGCCGTCCGTATTCTCGAATCAAATGGTATTCACTTTTCAACTATTGAATATGAATTTTCCGAAGATGAACTCGATGCGGTATCAGTTGCAGCTAAAATAAATGCCGAGCTGGAAACAGTCTTTAAAACTCTTGTGACCAGGAATGAAAAAAACGAAATATTTGTTTTTGTTATTCCTGGCAATTATGAATTGAATCTCAAAAAAGCAGCTATAGCTTCAAAAAGCAAGAAAATTGAAATGATAAAAGTAAAAGAACTTCAGCCGTTAACAGGCTATATTAGAGGCGGCTGTTCACCAATTGGAATGAAAAAAAATTATCCTACTTTTATTGATGAATCAGCACAACTTCATGAAAATATTTTTATAAGTGCTGGTAAAAGAGGTATGCAAATCAAGCTCAATCCTCAAATGTTGTGTATGTTAATAAATGGTCAGTATGCAGATTTGATTTAG
- a CDS encoding carboxy terminal-processing peptidase — protein sequence MKRLLFIIFFSIVVLSCKAQNPEAVIAKDHTIDTNKVLYPNELLSRKDQIITNLLTNYHYRKLNLNDSISAVIYENYLNALDNNKLYFLKADIEKFNKYKYNFDDNLKIGNLYPAFEIFNTFKKRLGERVKYINQLLKKQFDFTKDEYFQPDRKNADWAADSLELNELWRLRLKNDALNLILSGKDWNGVVDVLTKRYNNYYKIILQYEPEDVFQLYMNSYTEVYDPHTDYFSPITSDNFAIQMSLSLEGIGASLRTDGDYTVVASIIAGGPAAKSNLLHEGDKIIGVAQGKDGEMVDIIGWRLDDAIQLIRGKKGTVVRLSILKKEDGINAIPKEITLVRDKIKLEEQAAKSEIINVKNNGSIFKIGVIKLPSFYSDFAAAQKGIKDYKSTTTDVKKILEDFKKENVNGVIIDLRNNGGGSLQEAIQLTGLFIKEGPVVQVKNSAGGIEVDKDPDPSIFYDGPLAVLVNRFSASASEIFSGAIQDYGRGLIIGSNTYGKGTVQNVIDLSRFLPTSDGKTGEVKLTIAKFYRITGSSTQLKGVKPDIIFPSNYDSTEFGESSQPSALPWDQIQSTLFTKYGDIQKYVPSLIKKHNERIKNDPEYLSMLEDINESKEMRNKKVWSLNEQVRRIEKQKMEEKKKELDQKNQNQAELKLKNKNEVITNEEDAKDFELKETGRILADYILAKVG from the coding sequence ATGAAACGATTACTTTTTATAATATTCTTTTCGATAGTTGTTTTAAGTTGTAAGGCACAGAACCCTGAAGCAGTAATTGCAAAAGATCATACAATAGATACGAATAAAGTTCTTTACCCTAATGAACTTTTATCCAGGAAAGACCAAATAATCACTAATCTTTTAACAAACTATCATTATAGAAAATTAAACCTGAACGATTCAATTTCTGCTGTGATTTATGAAAATTACCTTAATGCTTTAGACAATAATAAATTGTACTTTCTTAAAGCAGATATTGAGAAATTCAATAAGTATAAATATAATTTTGATGACAACTTAAAAATTGGAAATCTTTATCCTGCTTTTGAAATTTTCAACACTTTTAAAAAGAGGCTGGGCGAAAGAGTAAAATACATTAACCAATTACTTAAAAAGCAATTTGATTTTACGAAAGATGAATACTTTCAACCAGATAGGAAAAATGCTGATTGGGCGGCTGATTCCTTAGAGTTAAACGAACTATGGCGACTGCGGCTAAAAAACGATGCCTTGAACTTAATCCTGTCCGGAAAAGATTGGAATGGAGTTGTTGACGTTTTAACTAAAAGGTACAACAATTACTATAAAATTATTTTACAATATGAGCCCGAAGACGTCTTTCAGTTATACATGAATTCATACACAGAAGTTTATGATCCACACACAGATTATTTTTCTCCTATAACATCAGATAATTTTGCTATACAAATGAGTCTTTCACTTGAAGGAATTGGTGCCTCGTTAAGAACCGATGGCGATTATACTGTTGTAGCTAGTATAATTGCAGGGGGACCTGCAGCTAAAAGTAACCTCCTTCACGAAGGTGATAAAATAATTGGTGTTGCTCAAGGAAAAGATGGAGAAATGGTAGATATAATTGGCTGGAGATTAGACGATGCAATTCAACTAATACGCGGTAAAAAAGGAACTGTTGTTCGTCTAAGCATTCTTAAAAAAGAAGACGGTATAAATGCAATTCCTAAAGAAATTACATTAGTGCGCGATAAAATTAAATTAGAAGAACAAGCAGCCAAAAGTGAAATTATTAATGTAAAAAACAACGGCAGCATATTTAAAATTGGCGTAATTAAACTTCCTTCTTTTTACAGTGACTTTGCAGCCGCTCAAAAAGGAATTAAGGATTATAAAAGTACTACAACTGATGTAAAGAAAATCCTTGAAGATTTTAAAAAAGAAAATGTAAATGGTGTTATTATCGACCTTAGAAATAATGGAGGAGGTTCTTTACAAGAAGCAATTCAACTAACTGGACTTTTTATTAAAGAAGGTCCTGTAGTTCAAGTGAAAAATTCTGCAGGCGGTATTGAGGTCGATAAAGACCCGGACCCTTCTATCTTTTATGATGGACCACTGGCTGTCCTTGTCAACCGATTTAGTGCATCAGCATCTGAAATTTTTAGCGGCGCAATACAAGATTATGGAAGAGGATTAATTATTGGCAGCAACACTTATGGAAAAGGCACTGTACAAAATGTAATTGACCTTTCCAGGTTCCTCCCCACTTCCGATGGAAAAACCGGCGAAGTTAAATTGACAATCGCAAAGTTTTACAGAATTACAGGCAGTAGTACTCAACTTAAAGGTGTTAAACCCGACATCATTTTTCCTTCAAACTACGATTCAACAGAATTTGGTGAAAGCTCTCAACCCAGCGCATTGCCATGGGATCAAATCCAATCAACTTTATTTACTAAGTATGGTGATATTCAAAAATATGTTCCTTCTTTAATTAAGAAACATAATGAACGAATTAAAAATGACCCAGAATATTTAAGCATGCTGGAAGATATTAATGAATCTAAGGAAATGAGAAATAAAAAAGTTTGGTCGCTAAATGAACAGGTAAGAAGAATTGAAAAACAAAAAATGGAAGAAAAGAAAAAAGAACTCGACCAAAAAAATCAAAACCAAGCCGAGCTTAAGTTAAAAAATAAGAATGAGGTGATTACAAATGAGGAAGATGCAAAAGATTTTGAGCTGAAAGAAACAGGTAGGATTTTGGCAGATTATATTCTTGCCAAGGTTGGATAG
- a CDS encoding glycosyltransferase has translation MFKTALIISVYNRMDYLKLVLAGFENQTEKNFEVVIADDGSNKEFVDELDKIALNYSFSISHVWHEDKGFRKNKILNEAIASTQSNYLIFIDGDCIPHSHFVEEHIKYASKGICLTGRRVNLSEKITLSLTEDKVKNGWLEKNFYKVVKDGLLGESNYVEKGFYFKSNFFRRAFNKKQRGLLGCNFSLFKDDMLLINGFDERYQEPSIGEDTDVQFRLELKGLKIKSLNHIAVQYHLYHQLQERKKTNIELFDQVRKNKIAYTPFGINK, from the coding sequence ATGTTTAAGACAGCATTAATAATATCTGTTTACAATAGAATGGATTACCTTAAACTGGTTTTAGCAGGTTTTGAAAATCAAACCGAGAAAAATTTTGAAGTGGTAATTGCTGATGATGGATCTAATAAAGAGTTTGTCGATGAATTAGACAAAATAGCATTAAACTACTCTTTTTCTATTTCTCACGTCTGGCACGAAGACAAGGGATTTAGAAAAAATAAAATCTTGAATGAAGCAATTGCATCTACTCAGAGTAATTATTTGATATTTATTGATGGTGATTGTATCCCCCATTCGCACTTTGTTGAAGAACATATTAAGTACGCATCAAAAGGAATTTGCTTAACGGGCAGAAGGGTTAACTTGTCAGAGAAAATAACATTGTCACTTACTGAGGACAAAGTAAAAAATGGCTGGTTAGAAAAAAATTTTTACAAAGTTGTAAAAGATGGGTTACTTGGGGAATCAAATTACGTAGAGAAAGGTTTTTATTTCAAATCAAACTTTTTTAGAAGAGCATTTAATAAAAAGCAAAGAGGTTTATTAGGATGTAATTTTTCCTTATTTAAAGATGATATGCTGCTTATAAATGGTTTTGATGAAAGATACCAAGAACCTTCCATTGGCGAAGATACAGATGTGCAATTCAGGCTGGAATTAAAAGGACTAAAAATTAAATCCCTTAATCATATAGCTGTTCAGTACCATTTGTATCATCAATTGCAGGAAAGAAAAAAAACTAATATTGAACTTTTCGACCAAGTTAGGAAAAATAAGATTGCATATACACCCTTTGGAATAAACAAGTAA
- a CDS encoding 4-phosphoerythronate dehydrogenase: protein MKIVIDENIAFGKKAFSQFGDVVLVNGRKITNDILKDADILIVRSVTKVDKDLLKGTKVRFVGTATIGTDHIDKDYLSQKEIAFTDAAGCNSYAVTEYVFTAIWRVYSQNNITLKNKSIGIIGVGNIGSKVKKISEVLGLKTILNDPPLQRKTGDKKYTDLQSALSADVITLHVPLNESGVDKTFHLLNEKNISLIKKGSMLINTSRGAVVDNIALLKRLKKQNDIFTVFDVWENEPAINYELLNLVTIATPHIAGYSYEGKVNGTVMIYEKLCEFLNEKPKWEPPYSPIYNNVIDLDKQNLSQQIDDSQLFSALKVIFEHAYNIENDSSKLKASLNLPLEERAKYFDLLRKEYPLRRELNNYFVKCNQIPEKLKNIITELRLKIV from the coding sequence ATGAAAATTGTTATTGATGAAAATATTGCTTTTGGTAAAAAAGCTTTCAGTCAATTTGGTGATGTTGTTCTTGTCAACGGAAGAAAAATTACTAATGATATACTTAAAGATGCTGACATTTTAATTGTCCGTTCAGTAACTAAAGTAGATAAAGACTTACTAAAAGGTACAAAAGTAAGGTTTGTGGGAACTGCAACCATTGGCACCGACCATATTGATAAAGATTACTTATCTCAAAAGGAAATTGCTTTTACTGATGCTGCCGGATGCAATTCGTATGCTGTAACTGAGTATGTTTTTACTGCAATTTGGAGGGTTTACAGTCAAAATAACATTACGTTAAAAAATAAATCTATCGGTATTATTGGGGTAGGTAATATTGGGAGTAAAGTAAAAAAGATTTCTGAGGTTCTTGGTCTAAAAACAATTTTGAATGACCCCCCTCTTCAAAGAAAAACTGGAGACAAAAAATATACAGACTTACAAAGTGCTCTTTCTGCAGATGTAATTACTTTACATGTACCGCTTAACGAATCTGGCGTTGATAAGACTTTTCATTTACTCAACGAAAAAAATATTAGTTTGATAAAAAAAGGAAGCATGTTAATCAACACATCAAGAGGTGCGGTTGTAGACAATATTGCATTATTAAAAAGATTAAAGAAACAAAATGATATTTTTACAGTATTTGATGTGTGGGAAAATGAGCCCGCAATCAATTACGAGTTACTTAATTTGGTAACAATTGCTACGCCGCATATTGCTGGTTATTCTTACGAGGGTAAAGTAAACGGTACAGTTATGATTTATGAAAAACTTTGTGAATTTCTGAACGAAAAACCAAAATGGGAACCGCCATACTCACCAATTTATAACAACGTAATTGATCTTGATAAACAAAATTTATCACAACAAATAGATGATAGCCAACTTTTTTCTGCTCTAAAAGTAATTTTTGAACATGCATACAACATTGAAAATGACAGCTCAAAATTAAAAGCTTCATTAAATTTGCCATTAGAAGAAAGAGCAAAATATTTTGATTTGCTTAGAAAAGAATACCCATTGAGAAGAGAATTGAATAATTATTTTGTAAAATGCAACCAAATTCCAGAGAAATTAAAGAACATAATAACTGAATTACGACTAAAAATTGTTTAG